The Bombus vancouverensis nearcticus chromosome 12, iyBomVanc1_principal, whole genome shotgun sequence genome contains a region encoding:
- the LOC117155207 gene encoding uncharacterized protein LOC117155207 isoform X1, whose translation MVAVMEFSGFFVLLLVVSIANSVSGHHHHRSVHADDKKKGDLMDHVKRYAASDNENVVLSEGDKSRSLRGEEAKGTVPFSERRLEKMLEKAILKIITGDLSTGDMLLLKSLNYSLEEVLAIRERELNKKKDEELRKKENMKSWSKVLYGDGEKKSRNWNKNSMDRSSSKKPDFENVKREGKKNRHVDRSPSYKDFDFEAYNRQAILDYENLPSNLEFQQSWSEPTVVDYEEATKASKEQDVANNLHRDFDRAMEPHVVFKIRYDDSEFDSSSGSEESNKNHLRMPKHHVSMMRHTTSRNTGNSFHASTSSPLSSTTATTVPLVYQLSSTNIKGNYLNNDPIATTLSTSSGVSTTKSTISDKISEDKNGTDIVVHVTNSTDKIEVSKSVEKLSENKRISEYEGLEWVEDDVYRVIPEFVDSLGFENTEDNETSDYEDSTRDSRLNWNPEDNENDTLGYLNDTPDSVKLFMANNNVSAGSLPLANLSSYLQLAIAHRRGGNLTSSFDSQGEKAIEDIKTRVLALTGRFNLSTDANQVQRERLTMFSPTCQIPRNTDQDAWTDSFSMNMHFQLNLTSSDHVVAAKLRIFKLPQENTTSSSESTFDEEEEDEKKIRISVYYYTKTLKRHRSKKRLMDSVVTPLTSRGTHLALDVRQSLRFWRLNQRNSHGNGSNHGLVIQVEDQDGRPLKPALYIQQPSCADQDSDQKAYQRVPALFVRACTRYVRIVNGKTETYVNCRH comes from the exons ATGGTGGCCGTCATGGAATTCTCTGGGTTCTTCGTGTTGTTGTTGGTCGTCTCGATTGCAAACAGTGTCTCGGGCCACCATCATCACCGCAGTGTGCACGCGGACGACAAGAAGAAGGGAGATCTGATGGACCACGTGAAAAGGTACGCGGCCAGTGACAACGAGAACGTGGTGCTCTCCGAGGGCGACAAGAGCAGGAGTCTGAGGGGCGAAGAAGCTAAAGGCACCGTTCCCTTCAGCGAGAGGAGGCTGGAGAAGATGCTGGAGAAAGCTATCCTAAAAATAATCACTGGCGATCTCAGCACGGGTGACATGTTGCTATTAAAAAGCCTAAATTACAGTCTAGAGGAAGTTCTGGCGATTCGTGAGAGGGAGCTGAACAAGAAGAAAGACGAAGAActgaggaaaaaggaaaatatgaaaTCTTGGTCGAAGGTGTTGTACGGAGATGGAGAAAAGAAAAGTAGAAATTGGAATAAAAATTCCATGGACCGTTCGTCTTCGAAGAAACCTGATTTTGAAAACGTTAAACGAGAAGGTAAAAAGAATCGTCACGTGGATAGGTCACCTTCTTACAAAGATTTCGACTTTGAGGCGTATAATCGACAGGCGATCCTCGATTACGAGAACTTACCCTCCAACTTAGAATTTCAGCAATCCTGGTCAGAACCCACGGTTGTCGACTACGAAGAAGCTACCAAAGCTTCCAAGGAGCAGGATGTCGCAAATAATCTTCATCGTGACTTTGACAGAGCTATGGAGCCTCACGTGGTCTTTAAGATCCGATACGATGACTCTGAGTTCGATTCCAGCTCAGGTTCCGAGGAAAGTAACAAAAATCATCTTAGAATGCCTAAACATCACGTTTCGATGATGAGACATACAACTTCGAGGAATACTGGCAATTCCTTTCATGCATCCACATCGTCACCGCTCTCTTCAACTACTGCTACTACTGTGCCTTTGGTTTATCAATTGAGCAGCACCAACATAAAGGGTAACTATCTAAACAATGATCCTATAGCAACCACACTTTCAACATCGAGTGGCGTCAGTACCACCAAGAGTACCATTTCAGATAAAATTTCGGAGGACAAAAATGGTACAGATATCGTCGTTCATGTTACCAATTCTACTGATAAAATAGAAGTTTCAAAAAGTGTAGAGAAACTTAGTGAGAATAAAAGGATCAGTGAATACGAAGGACTCGAATGGGTCGAGGATGACGTTTACAGAGTTATCCCTGAATTCGTGGATTCCCTTGGTTTCGAGAATACCGAGGATAATGAGACATCTGACTATGAAGACTCTACTCGCGATTCCCGACTAAAttggaatccggaggataacgaaaatgatacgttggGGTATCTAAACGACACTCCTGATTCTGTCAAGCTCTTCATGGCCAACAATAACGTATCCGCCGGCAGCCTTCCCTTAGCCAATTTGTCGTCCTACCTGCAACTAGCCATTGCTCATCGACGAGG AGGAAACCTAACCTCAAGCTTCGACAG CCAGGGTGAAAAAGCCATCGAGGACATCAAGACGCGGGTTCTGGCTCTCACCGGAAGATTCAACCTCAGCACCGATGCCAACCAAGTTCAACGCGAACGACTCACCATGTTTTCACCGACCT GTCAAATTCCTCGGAACACGGATCAAGATGCCTGGACGGACTCATTCTCTATGAATATGCACTTTCAATTGAATTTGACTTCCAGCGATCACGTGGTCGCCGCTAAATTAAGAATATTCAAATTACCACAAGAAAACACGACATCTTCTTCGGAAAGCACGTTCGACGAGGAGGAGGAAGACGAGAAGAAGATCAGGATATCGGTCTACTATTACACGAAAACTTTGAAGAGGCATCGAT CGAAGAAACGCCTGATGGATTCGGTTGTGACTCCTCTCACATCCAGAGGTACCCATTTGGCATTGGATGTGAGACAAAGCCTTCGATTCTGGAGACTTAACCAACGGAATTCTCATGGAAACGGAAGTAACCATGGGCTGGTAATACAAGTTGAAGATCAAGATGGCAGGCCGCTGAAACCGGCTCTATATATTCAACAACCGTCTTGCGCGGATCAGGATTCAGATCAGAAGGCAT ACCAGCGAGTACCTGCACTCTTCGTACGAGCCTGTACTCGTTACGTTCGCATCGTAAATGGAAAAACGGAGA
- the LOC117155207 gene encoding uncharacterized protein LOC117155207 isoform X2 — MVAVMEFSGFFVLLLVVSIANSVSGHHHHRSVHADDKKKGDLMDHVKRYAASDNENVVLSEGDKSRSLRGEEAKGTVPFSERRLEKMLEKAILKIITGDLSTGDMLLLKSLNYSLEEVLAIRERELNKKKDEELRKKENMKSWSKVLYGDGEKKSRNWNKNSMDRSSSKKPDFENVKREGKKNRHVDRSPSYKDFDFEAYNRQAILDYENLPSNLEFQQSWSEPTVVDYEEATKASKEQDVANNLHRDFDRAMEPHVVFKIRYDDSEFDSSSGSEESNKNHLRMPKHHVSMMRHTTSRNTGNSFHASTSSPLSSTTATTVPLVYQLSSTNIKGNYLNNDPIATTLSTSSGVSTTKSTISDKISEDKNGTDIVVHVTNSTDKIEVSKSVEKLSENKRISEYEGLEWVEDDVYRVIPEFVDSLGFENTEDNETSDYEDSTRDSRLNWNPEDNENDTLGYLNDTPDSVKLFMANNNVSAGSLPLANLSSYLQLAIAHRRGQGEKAIEDIKTRVLALTGRFNLSTDANQVQRERLTMFSPTCQIPRNTDQDAWTDSFSMNMHFQLNLTSSDHVVAAKLRIFKLPQENTTSSSESTFDEEEEDEKKIRISVYYYTKTLKRHRSKKRLMDSVVTPLTSRGTHLALDVRQSLRFWRLNQRNSHGNGSNHGLVIQVEDQDGRPLKPALYIQQPSCADQDSDQKAYQRVPALFVRACTRYVRIVNGKTETYVNCRH; from the exons ATGGTGGCCGTCATGGAATTCTCTGGGTTCTTCGTGTTGTTGTTGGTCGTCTCGATTGCAAACAGTGTCTCGGGCCACCATCATCACCGCAGTGTGCACGCGGACGACAAGAAGAAGGGAGATCTGATGGACCACGTGAAAAGGTACGCGGCCAGTGACAACGAGAACGTGGTGCTCTCCGAGGGCGACAAGAGCAGGAGTCTGAGGGGCGAAGAAGCTAAAGGCACCGTTCCCTTCAGCGAGAGGAGGCTGGAGAAGATGCTGGAGAAAGCTATCCTAAAAATAATCACTGGCGATCTCAGCACGGGTGACATGTTGCTATTAAAAAGCCTAAATTACAGTCTAGAGGAAGTTCTGGCGATTCGTGAGAGGGAGCTGAACAAGAAGAAAGACGAAGAActgaggaaaaaggaaaatatgaaaTCTTGGTCGAAGGTGTTGTACGGAGATGGAGAAAAGAAAAGTAGAAATTGGAATAAAAATTCCATGGACCGTTCGTCTTCGAAGAAACCTGATTTTGAAAACGTTAAACGAGAAGGTAAAAAGAATCGTCACGTGGATAGGTCACCTTCTTACAAAGATTTCGACTTTGAGGCGTATAATCGACAGGCGATCCTCGATTACGAGAACTTACCCTCCAACTTAGAATTTCAGCAATCCTGGTCAGAACCCACGGTTGTCGACTACGAAGAAGCTACCAAAGCTTCCAAGGAGCAGGATGTCGCAAATAATCTTCATCGTGACTTTGACAGAGCTATGGAGCCTCACGTGGTCTTTAAGATCCGATACGATGACTCTGAGTTCGATTCCAGCTCAGGTTCCGAGGAAAGTAACAAAAATCATCTTAGAATGCCTAAACATCACGTTTCGATGATGAGACATACAACTTCGAGGAATACTGGCAATTCCTTTCATGCATCCACATCGTCACCGCTCTCTTCAACTACTGCTACTACTGTGCCTTTGGTTTATCAATTGAGCAGCACCAACATAAAGGGTAACTATCTAAACAATGATCCTATAGCAACCACACTTTCAACATCGAGTGGCGTCAGTACCACCAAGAGTACCATTTCAGATAAAATTTCGGAGGACAAAAATGGTACAGATATCGTCGTTCATGTTACCAATTCTACTGATAAAATAGAAGTTTCAAAAAGTGTAGAGAAACTTAGTGAGAATAAAAGGATCAGTGAATACGAAGGACTCGAATGGGTCGAGGATGACGTTTACAGAGTTATCCCTGAATTCGTGGATTCCCTTGGTTTCGAGAATACCGAGGATAATGAGACATCTGACTATGAAGACTCTACTCGCGATTCCCGACTAAAttggaatccggaggataacgaaaatgatacgttggGGTATCTAAACGACACTCCTGATTCTGTCAAGCTCTTCATGGCCAACAATAACGTATCCGCCGGCAGCCTTCCCTTAGCCAATTTGTCGTCCTACCTGCAACTAGCCATTGCTCATCGACGAGG CCAGGGTGAAAAAGCCATCGAGGACATCAAGACGCGGGTTCTGGCTCTCACCGGAAGATTCAACCTCAGCACCGATGCCAACCAAGTTCAACGCGAACGACTCACCATGTTTTCACCGACCT GTCAAATTCCTCGGAACACGGATCAAGATGCCTGGACGGACTCATTCTCTATGAATATGCACTTTCAATTGAATTTGACTTCCAGCGATCACGTGGTCGCCGCTAAATTAAGAATATTCAAATTACCACAAGAAAACACGACATCTTCTTCGGAAAGCACGTTCGACGAGGAGGAGGAAGACGAGAAGAAGATCAGGATATCGGTCTACTATTACACGAAAACTTTGAAGAGGCATCGAT CGAAGAAACGCCTGATGGATTCGGTTGTGACTCCTCTCACATCCAGAGGTACCCATTTGGCATTGGATGTGAGACAAAGCCTTCGATTCTGGAGACTTAACCAACGGAATTCTCATGGAAACGGAAGTAACCATGGGCTGGTAATACAAGTTGAAGATCAAGATGGCAGGCCGCTGAAACCGGCTCTATATATTCAACAACCGTCTTGCGCGGATCAGGATTCAGATCAGAAGGCAT ACCAGCGAGTACCTGCACTCTTCGTACGAGCCTGTACTCGTTACGTTCGCATCGTAAATGGAAAAACGGAGA
- the LOC117155207 gene encoding uncharacterized protein LOC117155207 isoform X4, with product MVAVMEFSGFFVLLLVVSIANSVSGHHHHRSVHADDKKKGDLMDHVKRYAASDNENVVLSEGDKSRSLRGEEAKGTVPFSERRLEKMLEKAILKIITGDLSTGDMLLLKSLNYSLEEVLAIRERELNKKKDEELRKKENMKSWSKVLYGDGEKKSRNWNKNSMDRSSSKKPDFENVKREGKKNRHVDRSPSYKDFDFEAYNRQAILDYENLPSNLEFQQSWSEPTVVDYEEATKASKEQDVANNLHRDFDRAMEPHVVFKIRYDDSEFDSSSGSEESNKNHLRMPKHHVSMMRHTTSRNTGNSFHASTSSPLSSTTATTVPLVYQLSSTNIKDKISEDKNGTDIVVHVTNSTDKIEVSKSVEKLSENKRISEYEGLEWVEDDVYRVIPEFVDSLGFENTEDNETSDYEDSTRDSRLNWNPEDNENDTLGYLNDTPDSVKLFMANNNVSAGSLPLANLSSYLQLAIAHRRGGNLTSSFDSQGEKAIEDIKTRVLALTGRFNLSTDANQVQRERLTMFSPTCQIPRNTDQDAWTDSFSMNMHFQLNLTSSDHVVAAKLRIFKLPQENTTSSSESTFDEEEEDEKKIRISVYYYTKTLKRHRSKKRLMDSVVTPLTSRGTHLALDVRQSLRFWRLNQRNSHGNGSNHGLVIQVEDQDGRPLKPALYIQQPSCADQDSDQKAYQRVPALFVRACTRYVRIVNGKTETYVNCRH from the exons ATGGTGGCCGTCATGGAATTCTCTGGGTTCTTCGTGTTGTTGTTGGTCGTCTCGATTGCAAACAGTGTCTCGGGCCACCATCATCACCGCAGTGTGCACGCGGACGACAAGAAGAAGGGAGATCTGATGGACCACGTGAAAAGGTACGCGGCCAGTGACAACGAGAACGTGGTGCTCTCCGAGGGCGACAAGAGCAGGAGTCTGAGGGGCGAAGAAGCTAAAGGCACCGTTCCCTTCAGCGAGAGGAGGCTGGAGAAGATGCTGGAGAAAGCTATCCTAAAAATAATCACTGGCGATCTCAGCACGGGTGACATGTTGCTATTAAAAAGCCTAAATTACAGTCTAGAGGAAGTTCTGGCGATTCGTGAGAGGGAGCTGAACAAGAAGAAAGACGAAGAActgaggaaaaaggaaaatatgaaaTCTTGGTCGAAGGTGTTGTACGGAGATGGAGAAAAGAAAAGTAGAAATTGGAATAAAAATTCCATGGACCGTTCGTCTTCGAAGAAACCTGATTTTGAAAACGTTAAACGAGAAGGTAAAAAGAATCGTCACGTGGATAGGTCACCTTCTTACAAAGATTTCGACTTTGAGGCGTATAATCGACAGGCGATCCTCGATTACGAGAACTTACCCTCCAACTTAGAATTTCAGCAATCCTGGTCAGAACCCACGGTTGTCGACTACGAAGAAGCTACCAAAGCTTCCAAGGAGCAGGATGTCGCAAATAATCTTCATCGTGACTTTGACAGAGCTATGGAGCCTCACGTGGTCTTTAAGATCCGATACGATGACTCTGAGTTCGATTCCAGCTCAGGTTCCGAGGAAAGTAACAAAAATCATCTTAGAATGCCTAAACATCACGTTTCGATGATGAGACATACAACTTCGAGGAATACTGGCAATTCCTTTCATGCATCCACATCGTCACCGCTCTCTTCAACTACTGCTACTACTGTGCCTTTGGTTTATCAATTGAGCAGCACCAACATAAAGG ATAAAATTTCGGAGGACAAAAATGGTACAGATATCGTCGTTCATGTTACCAATTCTACTGATAAAATAGAAGTTTCAAAAAGTGTAGAGAAACTTAGTGAGAATAAAAGGATCAGTGAATACGAAGGACTCGAATGGGTCGAGGATGACGTTTACAGAGTTATCCCTGAATTCGTGGATTCCCTTGGTTTCGAGAATACCGAGGATAATGAGACATCTGACTATGAAGACTCTACTCGCGATTCCCGACTAAAttggaatccggaggataacgaaaatgatacgttggGGTATCTAAACGACACTCCTGATTCTGTCAAGCTCTTCATGGCCAACAATAACGTATCCGCCGGCAGCCTTCCCTTAGCCAATTTGTCGTCCTACCTGCAACTAGCCATTGCTCATCGACGAGG AGGAAACCTAACCTCAAGCTTCGACAG CCAGGGTGAAAAAGCCATCGAGGACATCAAGACGCGGGTTCTGGCTCTCACCGGAAGATTCAACCTCAGCACCGATGCCAACCAAGTTCAACGCGAACGACTCACCATGTTTTCACCGACCT GTCAAATTCCTCGGAACACGGATCAAGATGCCTGGACGGACTCATTCTCTATGAATATGCACTTTCAATTGAATTTGACTTCCAGCGATCACGTGGTCGCCGCTAAATTAAGAATATTCAAATTACCACAAGAAAACACGACATCTTCTTCGGAAAGCACGTTCGACGAGGAGGAGGAAGACGAGAAGAAGATCAGGATATCGGTCTACTATTACACGAAAACTTTGAAGAGGCATCGAT CGAAGAAACGCCTGATGGATTCGGTTGTGACTCCTCTCACATCCAGAGGTACCCATTTGGCATTGGATGTGAGACAAAGCCTTCGATTCTGGAGACTTAACCAACGGAATTCTCATGGAAACGGAAGTAACCATGGGCTGGTAATACAAGTTGAAGATCAAGATGGCAGGCCGCTGAAACCGGCTCTATATATTCAACAACCGTCTTGCGCGGATCAGGATTCAGATCAGAAGGCAT ACCAGCGAGTACCTGCACTCTTCGTACGAGCCTGTACTCGTTACGTTCGCATCGTAAATGGAAAAACGGAGA
- the LOC117155207 gene encoding uncharacterized protein LOC117155207 isoform X3, which produces MVAVMEFSGFFVLLLVVSIANSVSGHHHHRSVHADDKKKGDLMDHVKRYAASDNENVVLSEGDKSRSLRGEEAKGTVPFSERRLEKMLEKAILKIITGDLSTGDMLLLKSLNYSLEEVLAIRERELNKKKDEELRKKENMKSWSKVLYGDGEKKSRNWNKNSMDRSSSKKPDFENVKREGKKNRHVDRSPSYKDFDFEAYNRQAILDYENLPSNLEFQQSWSEPTVVDYEEATKASKEQDVANNLHRDFDRAMEPHVVFKIRYDDSEFDSSSGSEESNKNHLRMPKHHVSMMRHTTSRNTGNSFHASTSSPLSSTTATTVPLVYQLSSTNIKGNYLNNDPIATTLSTSSGVSTTKSTISDKISEDKNGTDIVVHVTNSTDKIEVSKSVEKLSENKRISEYEGLEWVEDDVYRVIPEFVDSLGFENTEDNETSDYEDSTRDSRLNWNPEDNENDTLGYLNDTPDSVKLFMANNNVSAGSLPLANLSSYLQLAIAHRRGGNLTSSFDSQGEKAIEDIKTRVLALTGRFNLSTDANQVQRERLTMFSPTCQIPRNTDQDAWTDSFSMNMHFQLNLTSSDHVVAAKLRIFKLPQENTTSSSESTFDEEEEDEKKIRISVYYYTKTLKRHRSKKRLMDSVVTPLTSRGTHLALDVRQSLRFWRLNQRNSHGNGSNHGLVIQVEDQDGRPLKPALYIQQPSCADQDSDQKTSEYLHSSYEPVLVTFAS; this is translated from the exons ATGGTGGCCGTCATGGAATTCTCTGGGTTCTTCGTGTTGTTGTTGGTCGTCTCGATTGCAAACAGTGTCTCGGGCCACCATCATCACCGCAGTGTGCACGCGGACGACAAGAAGAAGGGAGATCTGATGGACCACGTGAAAAGGTACGCGGCCAGTGACAACGAGAACGTGGTGCTCTCCGAGGGCGACAAGAGCAGGAGTCTGAGGGGCGAAGAAGCTAAAGGCACCGTTCCCTTCAGCGAGAGGAGGCTGGAGAAGATGCTGGAGAAAGCTATCCTAAAAATAATCACTGGCGATCTCAGCACGGGTGACATGTTGCTATTAAAAAGCCTAAATTACAGTCTAGAGGAAGTTCTGGCGATTCGTGAGAGGGAGCTGAACAAGAAGAAAGACGAAGAActgaggaaaaaggaaaatatgaaaTCTTGGTCGAAGGTGTTGTACGGAGATGGAGAAAAGAAAAGTAGAAATTGGAATAAAAATTCCATGGACCGTTCGTCTTCGAAGAAACCTGATTTTGAAAACGTTAAACGAGAAGGTAAAAAGAATCGTCACGTGGATAGGTCACCTTCTTACAAAGATTTCGACTTTGAGGCGTATAATCGACAGGCGATCCTCGATTACGAGAACTTACCCTCCAACTTAGAATTTCAGCAATCCTGGTCAGAACCCACGGTTGTCGACTACGAAGAAGCTACCAAAGCTTCCAAGGAGCAGGATGTCGCAAATAATCTTCATCGTGACTTTGACAGAGCTATGGAGCCTCACGTGGTCTTTAAGATCCGATACGATGACTCTGAGTTCGATTCCAGCTCAGGTTCCGAGGAAAGTAACAAAAATCATCTTAGAATGCCTAAACATCACGTTTCGATGATGAGACATACAACTTCGAGGAATACTGGCAATTCCTTTCATGCATCCACATCGTCACCGCTCTCTTCAACTACTGCTACTACTGTGCCTTTGGTTTATCAATTGAGCAGCACCAACATAAAGGGTAACTATCTAAACAATGATCCTATAGCAACCACACTTTCAACATCGAGTGGCGTCAGTACCACCAAGAGTACCATTTCAGATAAAATTTCGGAGGACAAAAATGGTACAGATATCGTCGTTCATGTTACCAATTCTACTGATAAAATAGAAGTTTCAAAAAGTGTAGAGAAACTTAGTGAGAATAAAAGGATCAGTGAATACGAAGGACTCGAATGGGTCGAGGATGACGTTTACAGAGTTATCCCTGAATTCGTGGATTCCCTTGGTTTCGAGAATACCGAGGATAATGAGACATCTGACTATGAAGACTCTACTCGCGATTCCCGACTAAAttggaatccggaggataacgaaaatgatacgttggGGTATCTAAACGACACTCCTGATTCTGTCAAGCTCTTCATGGCCAACAATAACGTATCCGCCGGCAGCCTTCCCTTAGCCAATTTGTCGTCCTACCTGCAACTAGCCATTGCTCATCGACGAGG AGGAAACCTAACCTCAAGCTTCGACAG CCAGGGTGAAAAAGCCATCGAGGACATCAAGACGCGGGTTCTGGCTCTCACCGGAAGATTCAACCTCAGCACCGATGCCAACCAAGTTCAACGCGAACGACTCACCATGTTTTCACCGACCT GTCAAATTCCTCGGAACACGGATCAAGATGCCTGGACGGACTCATTCTCTATGAATATGCACTTTCAATTGAATTTGACTTCCAGCGATCACGTGGTCGCCGCTAAATTAAGAATATTCAAATTACCACAAGAAAACACGACATCTTCTTCGGAAAGCACGTTCGACGAGGAGGAGGAAGACGAGAAGAAGATCAGGATATCGGTCTACTATTACACGAAAACTTTGAAGAGGCATCGAT CGAAGAAACGCCTGATGGATTCGGTTGTGACTCCTCTCACATCCAGAGGTACCCATTTGGCATTGGATGTGAGACAAAGCCTTCGATTCTGGAGACTTAACCAACGGAATTCTCATGGAAACGGAAGTAACCATGGGCTGGTAATACAAGTTGAAGATCAAGATGGCAGGCCGCTGAAACCGGCTCTATATATTCAACAACCGTCTTGCGCGGATCAGGATTCAGATCAGAAG ACCAGCGAGTACCTGCACTCTTCGTACGAGCCTGTACTCGTTACGTTCGCATCGTAA